The Flavobacteriales bacterium genome contains the following window.
AGGCGCTCGCGCAGGGCGTCGATCAGTTCATCCTTCTGTTTCATCGTGCTCGTATGCTGCAGCAACCGCTTTGGGCAGCTGCTTGCGCAGGTAGGCCCGCGCTTTCATGAATTGGCTTTTGCTTGTGTTCTCGCTCACGCCCAAGTGATCGGCGATCTCCTTGTGCGAGAACCCTTCGATGGCGAACATGTTGAAAACCACCCGGTAGCCCGGGGGAAGGTTCTGCACCAAGGCCATCAGTTCCTGGGTGCTCATGCTGCTCACCACATGCGAGTCTTCGCTGTGCAGGTACTCGGCTTCGGTGAGGTCGATGCTGTGATCGAAGGGCTTGTTCCGGCGCAGGTGGTCCAGGGCGGTGTTCACCATGGTGCGTGCGATCCAGCCGCCCAATGGGCCATCACCACGGTACAGTTCCATTTTCTGGAACACCTTCACGAAGCCATCCTGCAGGATGTCCTTCGCTTGGTCGCGGCTGTGGGCGTATCGGAGGCAAACGGCCATCATCTTCCTGGAGTAAGCCGCGTACAGCGCTTTCTGCGCCACCGGGTCGTTCCGGAGGCATCCCTCAACCATTCGCTCGTCCGTCATGGCTTTCCGGGGTTAATGATGCGATCGCCCCTGCAAAAGTTGCCTGTGGACCGGGGGCCGCTGCTCTACCAAGCTAGGCCGTCGCGACTGCCGTGGCAATTGGGCTACTTTCGCGGCCCCTTTCCGGGGCTATCTCCCTGACCGTCAGCCCCCGATAAATCGGGATGAAACACATGGACCACATCCGCAACTTCTGCATCATCGCCCACATCGACCACGGTAAGAGCACCCTGGCCGACCGCCTGTTGCAGATGACCGGCACCATTGCCGACCGGGACATGACCAACCAGGCCCTGGACGACATGGACCTGGAGCGTGAGCGGGGCATCACCATCAAGAGCAAGGCCATCCAGATGGACTATTCCCTGAACGGGAAGAAGTACGTCCTCAACCTCATTGATACGCCCGGCCACGTTGACTTCAGCTACGAGGTGAGCCGCAGCATCGCCGCCTGCGAGGGTGCGTTGCTCATCGTGGATGCCACCCAGGGCATACAAGCGCAGACCATCAGCAACCTCTACCTCGCGCTGGAGCACGACCTCACGATCATCCCCGTGCTGAACAAGATGGACCTGCCTTCGGCCAACCCCGAAGAAGTGAAGGACCAGATCGTGGACCTCATCGGCTGCAAGCACGAGGACATCCTTCCCGCTAGCGGCAAGACCGGTTTCGGCGTGGACAAAGTGCTGGAAGCCGTGGTGGAGCGTGTTCCGTCGCCGAAGGGTGATGCCAAGGCGCCGCTGCAAGCGCTCATCTTCGACAGTGTCTTCAATTCCTTCCGCGGCATCATCGCCTACTTCCGCGTGATGAACGGAACCATCCGCAAGGGCGACAAGGTGAAGTTCTTCAACACCGGTGTCTCCTACGCGGCGGACGAGGTGGGCATCCTGAAGATGGACCTGCGCGCACGCGACGAAGTGCTGGCGGGCGATGTGGGCTACATCATCAGCGGCATCAAGACAGCGAGCGAGGTGAAGGTGGGCGATACCATCACGCACCAGGAGCGTCCCTGCTTGGAGGCGATCAAAGGTTTCGAGGACGTGAAGCCCATGGTGTGGGCCGGCATCTTCCCCGTGGACACCGACGACTACGAGGAGCTGCGCGATGCCATGGAGAAGCTGAAGCTCAATGATGCCAGCTTGACCTGGACACCAGAGAGCAGCGCCGCACTGGGTTTCGGTTTCCGTTGCGGCTTCCTCGGCCTCCTGCACATGGAGATCATCCAGGAGCGGCTTGAGCGTGAGTTCAGTATGACGGTGATCACCACCGTCCCCAACGTGGGCTACACCGTTACCAAGACCAACGGCGACGTGCTGGACGTGCACAACCCGAGCGAGCTGCCCGAGGTGATGCACATCGAGAAGATCGAGGAGCCGTACATCAAAGCCCAGGTCATCACCAAGGCCGAATACACCGGCCCGATCATGAATTTGTGCATCGACAAGCGCGGGATGTTGATCGGGCAGAACTACCTCACCACCGACCGCGTGGAACTGACCTTCGAGCTGCCGCTGGGCGAAGTGGTGTTCGACTTCTTCGACAAGTTGAAGAGCATCAGCCGTGGGTATGCTTCGTTCGACTACCACCCGATCGGGTTCAAGGAAAGCGACCTCATCAAGCTCGACATCCTGCTGAACGGCGAACAAGTGGACGCCCTGAGCGCGCTCATCCACCGCGACCATGCGCATGAACTCGGCAAGAAGATGTGCGCCAAGTTGAAGGAACTGCTCCCGCGCCAACAGTTCGATATCCCCATCCAAGCGGCCATCGGCGCCAAGATCGTGGCGCGCGAAACGGTGAAGGCCCTGCGCAAGGACGTTACCGCCAAGTGCTACGGCGGCGACATCAGCCGCAAGCGCAAGCTCCTGGAGAAGCAGAAGGAGGGCAAGAAGCGCATGCGCTCGGTGGGATCGGTCGAGATCCCGCAGCAGGCGTTCCTGGCGGTGCTGAAGTTGGATTGAAGGCAGTTGGACGGAGCGCGCTCACTGTAGCGTCCCGGTCACCACGTATTCCACGCGGCGGTTCACTGCATGCTCTTCCTCCGAGCATTGCACCCCTGCCACACAGTGGTTCACAAGGCGGGTGATCCCATAGCCCTTTGCGACGATGCGTTCCCGCTGAACGCCCTTGCTGCGGAGGAACTCCAGGATGACGTCGGCGCGTCTCTGCGTCAACTTCAGTTCGGCGGCCGCATCACCGCGCGCATCGCTATGCACGCCCACCTCCACGATCAGGGCCGGGTTCACGTTCAGCCGATCGGCCAATTGCTCCAATTCCGCTTTGGCGCGTGGGTCGAGCGTGGCAGTGCCTTGCGCCCATCGCTGGTGCTTCAGCACAATGGGCACCCCCGCTGCGATCGGCTCGAACTCCAGCGCATGCGCTTCGTTCAGGTCAATGATGCCCTGCTTCACGCTCTTGGTGCTCACGGGCACGCTCATGCGCCAGAAGCCTTGCTTCTCGATCAGCACTTCGTACTCTTCGTTCGGTGTAAGACGGAAGTCGAACTCGCCGCCGTCGCCTGTGAGATCTGTTTCGGTCTGCAAGGTTTCGATGTTCACCAGGCTCACGCTCATGCCCTGCACGAACCCGAGCTTGTCGGCATAGCGGGCCACACCGCGCAACCAGATGCCGCCCTCGGGCACCATGTGGATGTCCCGCGCCACGATCTGCTGTTCGTCGATGCGCTCGGTGCTCAAATGCGCCTCGCCATCGTAACGGCCCTTCATACGGGCCTTCAGGATGTACTCCTTGTCCTTCTGCACCGTGAAGGAATACTTGCCGCTTGCGTCGGTGGTGGTGCTCTCCAGCACGTTGCCGTCCTTGTCGTGCAACAGCACTTCCACATCGATCACGGGTGATTCGTTCTCATCGTCGAACACCACGCCCGTGCACAGGTAACGATCCTCCAGTGGGCGCTTCAGGACGAAGGAGTAGATGTCGTCGTCGCCTGCACCGCCGGGCCGGTTGCTGCTGAAAAAGCCGCGCGTACTACTGCCATCAATGATGAAGGAGAAGTCGTCCTTGGGGCCATTGACCGGGGCCCCGACGTTCACGGCGACATTGAACCGGCCATCGCTTCCCGGTTTGGCTTGGAAAACGTCCAAGCCGCCCAAGCCGGGGTGGCCATTACTGCTGAACCAAAGCACGCCATCCTTGCCAATGAACGGGAAGGCCTCATTGTAGGGTGTGTTGATCCCCGGTCCCAGGTTCTCGGGCTCACCCCAGGTACCTCCCATGTCGCGGCACATGTATATGTCGGTGCCACCGTTCCCGCCCGGCATATCGCTCACGAAGTAGATCCGCTTGCCGTCCGGCGAAAGCGCCGGGTGGCCAACGGAACATTCCGGGTTGTTGTAGAGGAATTGTTCGGTGGTGGCCCACTCACCGTTGCGCCATTGTGCCTTGTAAATGGCCAATCGACTTATGCCGTTGGCGCTCTTGGCGCTCTTGCCCTTGAAGAGGTTGTTGCGGGTGAACCACATCGTGCTCACATCCTTGCTCACCACGGCGGGGCCATCGTGCAGTTTGCTGTTCACCGAACCTTCCACCGCGTTCACGCTCAGGAGGTCGCCCGCTTCCGTGCGGGTGGCCATGTACAGGTCGAGGAAGGGCTGCGCGTTCCAAGCAGCGGAGCGCTGCAGCCCCACACGCTTGTCGCGGGCACTTGCGAAGATCACGCGGTCGTCATCGAGCCAGGTCGTGCCGAAGTCACTGTAAGCGGTGTTGGTGCTCACGGGCTTCACCTCCCAGCGGTCGGCATCGAGCATGAACTTCCGGGCAAAGTCCTGGATGTTGCTGCGCCGCGGGGCCCCCTCGCGCATGGTCATCGCCAAGTAGCGGTCCATCCACTCCTCGGCCTCCTTGTACTTGCCGTTGCCTTTCAGCGCTTGGGCATAGTTGTACAGGTCCTGCGGCTCGCGGTTCAGGAACTTCACGGTGATCGCGTACCACTTCTCGGCCTCTTCCGTGTTGCCCAGCTTCATATAGCACTCGGCCAGGCGCTTGGTCACATGCTCGTTCACAGCGCCTTTGTCAGCGGCGATCCCGTAGTGCTCGATGGCTTCAGCGAAGGCCATCTCCTTGAAGAACTTGTCGCCGATGCGGATCCGTGCATCCGCGCTTCCTTGGGCAGCTGCCGCATGCTGCATGACCAACAGCACCGCAACGGGTGCGAGGAACTTGCGGGTGGCGCGCTTCACCATCATCTCAGAAGTAACGTGGGGTGATGGTGCGGCCTTTGGCGTAGCGGAAATCGTAGCTGATCATCAGCTCGTGCGTACCACTGTTGTAGGCGCCCAGGGCGGAGGTTGTGAGGTCGAAGGCATAGCCCATGCGCAGTTGCTGCGTGAGCAGGTATTGGGCCATGAGCCCGAACGAGTCGCCTAGGCGGTACATGGCACCGAACCACACGCGCTCGCGCAGCAGGAAGTTGGCGTTCACATCGAACGAAAGAGGAGCACCTTCCACGGCGCGTGCCATGATGCTCGGCTTGAACTTCAGCTCCGTGCCGAGGTCGAGCACGGCACCGGCCACCACGAAATAGTGGCGTGCTTCGCTCGCGGTGGTCACCACTTGTGCGGCGGTAGTGTTCAGTTCATTGGTTAACAGCTTGGGCGCGCTCAGGCCTACATATGCGCGCGGCGTGTGCCAGTAGATGCCGAACCCGAAGTTGGGCAGGAACTGACCACCAAGGTTCTGGTTGCTGGGGTCGTTCTCCACGGTGCTGAGCCCGGCGAGCTCGGCTTGGAACAGGTTCCCGCCACCCTTCAGGCCGAACGCCAACCGCGACTTAGCTCCGGTACGGATGCGGTAGGCCAGATCGATGTACGCACCGGTTTGTGAAACCGGTCCGGCCTTGTCGTTGATGACACTGAAACCGATGGCCAGGCTCTGCTTCCCCAGCGGAGCATGCACCGCGAGTGTCTGCGTGCTCGGGGCACCGTTGAACCCGGTCCATTGATGGCGCGAGAGCACCATCGCCGTCAGCACATCGCCACTGCCCGCGTAGCCCGGGTTGAACGCCAACGTGTTGAACATGTACTGGCTGAAGAGCGGGTCCTGTTGGGCGGATGCCGTGTTCAACGCACAGCCCGCAGCGAGCAACATACCGCACACGAACGCCTTCGAACGTGGCACTGTCGGGGTTGCGCGCATCCTCATCGGTTCAAGTAGACAAAACCCCGCAGCGCTTCCGCACCGGGTGTGAGTTCAAGGATGTAGTAGTAGGTGCCTGCCGGCAAGTCGCCCGGTATCGCGGCGCTGTTGCTGGTGCCGTCCCAAACAATGTTGTCATTGTCGTAGCCGGTGGCCTGGTACACTTCGTTGCCCCACCGGTTGAAGATGACGATGGTGTTGCGCGGGAATCCTTCAATGCCCGGTATGGTGAACTGTTCATTGATGTCGTCGCCATTGGGCGAGAACGACTCCGGTACGAAAACATCGTCTTGGTATTCGCACGG
Protein-coding sequences here:
- a CDS encoding sigma-70 family RNA polymerase sigma factor; amino-acid sequence: MTDERMVEGCLRNDPVAQKALYAAYSRKMMAVCLRYAHSRDQAKDILQDGFVKVFQKMELYRGDGPLGGWIARTMVNTALDHLRRNKPFDHSIDLTEAEYLHSEDSHVVSSMSTQELMALVQNLPPGYRVVFNMFAIEGFSHKEIADHLGVSENTSKSQFMKARAYLRKQLPKAVAAAYEHDETEG
- a CDS encoding OmpA family protein — its product is MMVKRATRKFLAPVAVLLVMQHAAAAQGSADARIRIGDKFFKEMAFAEAIEHYGIAADKGAVNEHVTKRLAECYMKLGNTEEAEKWYAITVKFLNREPQDLYNYAQALKGNGKYKEAEEWMDRYLAMTMREGAPRRSNIQDFARKFMLDADRWEVKPVSTNTAYSDFGTTWLDDDRVIFASARDKRVGLQRSAAWNAQPFLDLYMATRTEAGDLLSVNAVEGSVNSKLHDGPAVVSKDVSTMWFTRNNLFKGKSAKSANGISRLAIYKAQWRNGEWATTEQFLYNNPECSVGHPALSPDGKRIYFVSDMPGGNGGTDIYMCRDMGGTWGEPENLGPGINTPYNEAFPFIGKDGVLWFSSNGHPGLGGLDVFQAKPGSDGRFNVAVNVGAPVNGPKDDFSFIIDGSSTRGFFSSNRPGGAGDDDIYSFVLKRPLEDRYLCTGVVFDDENESPVIDVEVLLHDKDGNVLESTTTDASGKYSFTVQKDKEYILKARMKGRYDGEAHLSTERIDEQQIVARDIHMVPEGGIWLRGVARYADKLGFVQGMSVSLVNIETLQTETDLTGDGGEFDFRLTPNEEYEVLIEKQGFWRMSVPVSTKSVKQGIIDLNEAHALEFEPIAAGVPIVLKHQRWAQGTATLDPRAKAELEQLADRLNVNPALIVEVGVHSDARGDAAAELKLTQRRADVILEFLRSKGVQRERIVAKGYGITRLVNHCVAGVQCSEEEHAVNRRVEYVVTGTLQ
- the lepA gene encoding elongation factor 4; the protein is MDHIRNFCIIAHIDHGKSTLADRLLQMTGTIADRDMTNQALDDMDLERERGITIKSKAIQMDYSLNGKKYVLNLIDTPGHVDFSYEVSRSIAACEGALLIVDATQGIQAQTISNLYLALEHDLTIIPVLNKMDLPSANPEEVKDQIVDLIGCKHEDILPASGKTGFGVDKVLEAVVERVPSPKGDAKAPLQALIFDSVFNSFRGIIAYFRVMNGTIRKGDKVKFFNTGVSYAADEVGILKMDLRARDEVLAGDVGYIISGIKTASEVKVGDTITHQERPCLEAIKGFEDVKPMVWAGIFPVDTDDYEELRDAMEKLKLNDASLTWTPESSAALGFGFRCGFLGLLHMEIIQERLEREFSMTVITTVPNVGYTVTKTNGDVLDVHNPSELPEVMHIEKIEEPYIKAQVITKAEYTGPIMNLCIDKRGMLIGQNYLTTDRVELTFELPLGEVVFDFFDKLKSISRGYASFDYHPIGFKESDLIKLDILLNGEQVDALSALIHRDHAHELGKKMCAKLKELLPRQQFDIPIQAAIGAKIVARETVKALRKDVTAKCYGGDISRKRKLLEKQKEGKKRMRSVGSVEIPQQAFLAVLKLD
- a CDS encoding type IX secretion system membrane protein PorP/SprF, which produces MRMRATPTVPRSKAFVCGMLLAAGCALNTASAQQDPLFSQYMFNTLAFNPGYAGSGDVLTAMVLSRHQWTGFNGAPSTQTLAVHAPLGKQSLAIGFSVINDKAGPVSQTGAYIDLAYRIRTGAKSRLAFGLKGGGNLFQAELAGLSTVENDPSNQNLGGQFLPNFGFGIYWHTPRAYVGLSAPKLLTNELNTTAAQVVTTASEARHYFVVAGAVLDLGTELKFKPSIMARAVEGAPLSFDVNANFLLRERVWFGAMYRLGDSFGLMAQYLLTQQLRMGYAFDLTTSALGAYNSGTHELMISYDFRYAKGRTITPRYF